One Pseudochaenichthys georgianus chromosome 4, fPseGeo1.2, whole genome shotgun sequence DNA window includes the following coding sequences:
- the mmachc gene encoding cyanocobalamin reductase / alkylcobalamin dealkylase, with amino-acid sequence MAASTANVESITALLDNYLSKVGFEVYPLKVGWYNSLLPPTLRLAHPDDCLAVVVLSTPALFEQAFLPFMEERGCQGLSDPIDQCVKRCVSSAVFQCFPGQEVDVRYDYEMLPSRKPKFLAQTAAHVSGGAYYYQQSDVKDQPWAEKKMFGVCVHPRFGGWFAIRALLVFGGVTVGSEMVQPPPPDCVPSREGRIQLLEAFNYRWQDWSYRDIVRPVQIYSQKQKDYFATPPAERIALLKTWGFFSRESDQPDPTSDTESQVTGHG; translated from the exons ATGGCGGCTTCCACTGCCAATGTGGAAAGCATAACAGCACTGTTGGATAACTATTTATCAAAAGTTGGATTTGAAGTTTACCCTCTGAAA GTCGGATGGTATAACTCTCTGCTTCCTCCCACCCTGCGCCTCGCTCACCCAGATGACTGCCTGGCTGTGGTGGTGCTCAGCACTCCTGCTTTGTTTGAACAAGCCTTCCTGCCCTTCATGGAGGAGAGGGGCTGCCAGGGACTGTCTGACCCCATAGACCAGTGTGTCAAACGCTGCGTCTCCTCTGCTGTGTTCCAG TGTTTCCCAGGACAGGAAGTGGATGTGAGGTACGACTACGAAATGCTTCCCAGCAGGAAGCCGAAGTTCTTGGCACAGACTGCGGCTCACGTGTCCGGAGGAGCTTACTACTACCAACAGTCTGATGTCAAAGACCAACCCTGGGCTGAAAAA AAGATGTTCGGAGTGTGTGTGCATCCGAGGTTCGGGGGCTGGTTTGCCATCCGCGCCCTGTTGGTGTTTGGAGGTGTGACGGTGGGCTCTGAGATGGTGCAGCCTCCTCCTCCTGACTGTGTGCCGTCCAGAGAGGGCAGGATTCAGCTGCTGGAGGCCTTCAACTATCGCTGGCAG GACTGGAGCTACAGAGACATCGTCCGCCCGGTCCAGATCTACTCGCAGAAACAAAAAGACTACTTTGCAACTCCTCCTGCTGAGCGGATTGCTCTGCTAAAGACTTGGGGTTTCTTTTCGAGGGAAAGCGATCAACCTGATCCAACATCAGACACAGAGAGTCAGGTGACCGGACATGGCTGA